The following nucleotide sequence is from Aspergillus luchuensis IFO 4308 DNA, chromosome 1, nearly complete sequence.
CACACGGCGacctaaaaaaaaaaaaaaaaatgaaatgaaatagaaagaatGGATGTTGTATGTTCATGCGTGGATCTCCTCCgctgcctcttcatcctccgcctCGCTAACATGCTCACTGGGGCGCTCACTCGTCTCACTGGCGGCCTTATCGGATTTCCTGGACATGCGGCTAAAGAATCCCAGGCTGCTGCGAGTTGATCGGTCTGCCGAAGGGGCGCTGGACACGGTGCTGTCCACACTCTTGGCAAGCATCGCCTCGCTATGTGCGTCTTCGTCAATGTCGCCTTGCGAAGGGTCACCCTTCTTGGAGAAAAGCCCTGACCGGTCCTTCCAGGAACTGAACTTGCTGGAGCTGCCCTTTCGGGTGATCTTACGAATGAATGACTCTTTCGAGCTTCCATTATCCAGCGAGCCTGCGGAGGGCATACGTTCCAAGGATTCATACGAGTCGCCTGTGTACATAGAGAAAGAGCGAGAATCCCGCGAGGTGCGCGATTCAGACGGGGAGCCTTCTTCCATGTGGAAGTCAAAAGGAGCATCTAGCTCTCGGTCTTTCGctgcctccttctctttgctCTTGTCCGACCGCTTCCCGAAGATGGTCCTAAAGGAAGGTGCAGCAGGATTCAATTTTGGAGTGACTGGCcgatgagaagatgatggccgTGTACCGATCGGCGCCTGCAATGGCCGACCTTGTCTCTCGAACGAATCTTGGAGAAAATCTGGCTCCCCAGTAAGGCCCAAAGGTAGGTGACCCGATGAGCCGTACTGTGTAGATGGCCGGCGCGACTGCACCCGAGACCAGGTCGATGGGGAAGTCCAATCAAACCCCAAAGGACTTCGATGGCCTTGCTTTTCTGCCGATGGCCAACCGAAGTGACGATTATCGGtggagggatgaggaagctGGTTTTCGAAAGAGAAGGTCGATGAGGGCCGCGGAGACAACGATTCCCGGCGCACTGTGcccaagatggaggaaggatCGATGGGGTCATGACGAGGACTGAACTGGTTGTATCCTGTGCTATGATCGGAGTTTTCACTCGATTTGAGCAGACCGTGTCCGCTGCCGAATCCAAACCGGCTGGGTGAGAAAATGCTGGAGATGCCTGCGCGACGCGAGGGAAGATGATCGGAAGAGCTGTCTGTTGTAACACCTGCTGTGTTGCTCCTGGGGAACAGAGACATCGGGTTCGCCCAGTTGCCTGTATAGCTCAGCCGACGACGTCTAGCCCCTATGggatccatctcctccagattACGGGGGAACGACTGACTTTGTCCTGGTTTCAAACTGCCCAGTAGAGGTGGCTCGTCTGCCAATGTCTTGCCGCGAGGACGGTGGAAGCCAAAGAGCCCCGAAAGCCTGCGCGACGCACTTTTCGGCGCCTCGCCTACATCCAAATTCACCGGTTGCGATTCAACATCTTTGGGCAGGGTCTGGTTCTCCGGACTAGCGAAGAGGCTTTCCGGCCTGCTTCCGGTAGAGTCTGGCGAAGGTGGCCCATGAGGAAACTCTAGCGCAGTGCTTGGTTGTTCGAGGTTGGAAAAGCGAGAACGGATGGCCGGACGGGGGAGTTCGGGCGACTCCTCGTCTCCGAGTAGATCGGACGGAAGAAGTGCGTCGGCGCGAGGGCTCATTTGAGGGTTTCCAAGCGACATATCCGAGTATCCCCGCGTACTATCCGACTGGCCCGAAAGGCTCGGGAGGGTCATtccattgttgatgttgaagaaggcaGAAGTCGGGCCAAAGGTGGGAGACCCAGTGGCAGGAGGGTTGTAGCTAATGCCACCTGAGAATGAAGGCTCGATGGCCGTGAAATTCATCGGAGATGAGACATTACTGGCGAGTGAGCTGCGGTGTCGACGTGGGCGAATAGTTGCAGTGTTGGAGAGATCAAGATCGAGAGctgggagagaaaagggtCCTGTGCTGCCGGTACGTTGGGTAGTTAGCCACTTCAGGCGCTCCTGCGCTTCTTGGTACTGCTGCTGAGCCTGTAGAGCCAGTTAGAGACTATGTCAAGAACCAAGCTATTGTAGATATACTAACCTGGGTATGGAGGTTGACAAGGGTAGCATAGCGAGCGTGAAGATTGCTCAATTTGATCTCCCACTGGCGGGCTCGCTCATTGTCAATGCGATCCAACTCCTTTCCATCCTCGCTATCTGCTTCCTGGTGGGTttgcctctcctcctccagcttcttGACACGCCCGCCCTTGTCTTGGATTTCGTCATCGATGACCTTCATCTCTGCCTGCTCCTTGGCAATCTTCTCCCGAATCTCATCTCCGCGCtgctttccctcctcttccagccgtgtcttttcctctttcgacTCCGCTGCTTCACGGTTCATGTTCTCAACCCGCTCCTGCCACCGGACGATATCGGACTTGCGCTTCTTACGCTCAGACTCCTTCTGCTGCAGGAGTCTTTCACGCTTCGCCTTCTCACTCTGCACTGTACGATTGACACTTTCCAGTTTGTAAACGTGCTTCTTCAGGTCGCCGCTCGCTTCATCCTTTTCTTTGACCCGCTTTTTCAGTTCGTCACGCTGTTTCTCAAGTTCCTTCAGAAGAGCAATgtgctcctcttcttcatcggtaGTTTGCTTCTCGACGGTCTCGTTCTCGTGCTGCAGGGTTTTCAATCGGTCGGCAAGTTGTTCGAGAGTCTCGTCGTGATCGTCGTTCGTGGTGCTCTTTTGTGTCTCCTCCGCATGGCCATGCGAGACCTCCGTCCCGCTCGCTGCAGGAGACGGTTTCCGCCCGGCTGAAGATCGCTTGGCTTGGAGCTGTCCTCCGCTGTGCTCCCGAGACATCACAGGCGCCGAGGGGGCAGCGAGACCAGCGGTAGACCGGGGGATGGACGCCCGAATGGTAGGATTGCCGACCGTAGCATTCTGTTGGGTTTGCGACAAGGGCAGAGACTTTGTGCGCACATGGATGATTGCACTTGGGGTTTGGAAGTTCGCAGCGCTAACTGAAAGAACGCAGATATGATAGATACTTCCGGGAACCAAGTTCAGGATTTCGACTGCAGTTTCCGCTCGTTTCGATTCGCCCACTGACAACTCATTAGTATCAACAGAAAGAGATTCGAGGGAGCCATTGCCGAGGGTACCCTTAATGCCGTTCAATTGGATGATGTGCTTGTGGATGGAATTGTGAAATTCGGGTTGTTTCCAGGCGATGCGAATTTCACGGGCGGTAATCTCTTCGAGGGTGACCTCTGGTGGCGGAGGAATATCCAGACCGAGCTTTTCAACTAGGACGTCGTTGGGGGTCTGGCAGACCTGCCACGCACGGTACAGTAGCCTTTGAGAGAAGTTAAGTTTAGTTGTGCGCTCTCTACACTCTAACCGAGACCTTGCGACCTACCAGATCAGAGCCCAGAGAATGGTGACAGCCAGGAAGAGAGCCATGACGCCTCGCACCCTCACTCGGGGAACTACGCTGGGGTAGGCGTCGAAGGAGAGAAACAACGGCTCATACATCCCAGCGTCCGACACccatggagagggagaaaggagggaggggactGGCAACCTCGTCGAGGGGCAGTGAAGGGTCAGCAAGCAGACGATTCACCTAGATAATCCGTGAGAGTCGAGGAGGAATTAATCCGATGCTCCGCGGAGGGCTGCCGAGAGAGGAGTGGGACAGAGTCACCTGACTGAGATAACTTAGCTGACTACTTTGCTTGCTGACTCAGTTCTGAGTCAACTGGGTGCAGATCATGGGATGTTCCAGACTAGACTACTTTGGGACATTCCTCAAAAAATAGCCTGCGCCAGCCGGAAGGGGCCTAGTGCCCGCTTGAAGCCGAGGAAGgcagggaagaagcagcctgGAGCACATGACGGACCGCCCGGCCGGAGAGCGACAGACGAAGCGGTTGGGCTGTTGAGCCTTCTTGCAGGTCCCAACAATCATAGAATCGCCTTTGGCTAACTCTTTCTCCCATTTTGCTGTCCTATCTGTCTCCCTTTGTTGTCTATACGCcctgctggtgctgcagGTTCCACTCGCTTGGTTTCGATCGTGGTCAAATGCTTGCATGCCAACTCATTCGCTTTGCAAGTGACCGTCTCTCGTTAATGATTCCACTTCGGCGCATGTCTATCGGGCATTGTCACATGGGCCGTATGTAGGCGGCAATTCCTGCACCTCCGCCGTCTGACCTCCGACCCCCCTCTCTATCTGCTGTGTTCTTTGTTTTGTGCTTCGCCTTTATCGCTTGGGAATTGTTACAATATTCTCCAGGGACTTTCCCTGTCATTCTCGCAGGATGCAGTACGTCCGAAGTATCAGTGGTTCCGTCTCCAAGACGTGGAACTCCATCAATCCAGCCACCTTGAGCGGGGCAATCGATGTGATCGTGATTGAACAAGAGGATGGTTCGTGGTTTGCCTCTTTTTCTGGTCAATCGGACACTAATCTCTCGTATAGGAACTTTGGCTTGTTCACCTTTCCATGTTCGATTCGGCAAATTCTCTTTGCTCCGCCCGTACGAGAAGAAGGTACCGTTCCCGCATCGATCCTCTCAGCAATTCCCATATAACTAAGACGTTCAAGGTGGAATTTTCCGTAAATGGTGTCAAGCAAGACTATGCGATGAAGCTGGGCGAAGGCGGAGAggccttctttgtctttgagACAACAGACGAGATCCCCGCCTCGTTGCAGACTTCGCCCCTGGTTTCTccaagcagcagccccaAGATGCGCAGTGAGGAGAACCTCCCTCCATCGCTTCAGGAACCCGATTATTTGGATCTCGATCGATCATCTACGGGCAATCTAGATGGAAAATCTTCAACAGCCCTTCCGGTGCTGTCGAGGAGTATGCGGGCATCGAGCGATTTAGGTGGGTTCTATTGCCGACTTTCATATATCATGTTATATCATGTTATTGACATCCATCTGCGACAGGTACCCTTACTCCTCTTTCACGGTCGCCGGATGACTCCAGTCTGGGCAGGTCCCGACATGGCTCTTTCGGCGATACTCCCACCAAAATCGACCGAACGGCTACGGATACAGTGCTGTTGACTAAGAGCCGCTCCAACAGTGTCAGCGTAGCGGACCAAGTATATGGGATGCAGTCCTCTGGCGCCAGCGCCACGAGCGATGATCTGGGCCAGGATGGTCGTTCGCGAAGCCCTCCGCCATTAACTCCCGAAGAGGCGATGTCTCGTGCCGTCTCGCTATCGAAGAAACTCTCCGGATCGAATATTCCGTCTCACGTCACCGAAACAGGAGACCTCATGCTCGATATGACCGGGTACAAGAGCAGCGAAGAGGACGCTCTGCGAGCGGAAGTTCTTGCGCGGAAGATCCTTGcagaggagttggagggccCCTATGACATTGGGGCTCTCATCGGGGCCGACGAACATGGGAACTTGTGGATCTACAGTAGCGAAGAAGCAAAGGAGGCTGCCAATCGCCGCGCCACCTTTAATGCGATGCGACCAGGCTCCGCCATGAGCGAGCATGCCATCTCCGACCCAGGATATCACAGTGACAGCGACAAGTCTCTGCAGGACAAGCCGCTACCCAGCCGGCACTATCGCACCCAGTCTGATGTCCAACCCGGCTTCCCAACCCCGCCGCAGTCACCGACGACAGAAGCCCAAGAGCCAACTCGAAACTATGCAAAGACCCTCCGTCTCACGAGTAATCAGCTGAAGGCCCTGAACTTGAAGCCTGGGGCGAACAGCATGTCGTTCAGCGTCAACCGGGCTACGTGCACGGCAACGATGTATCTGTGGAACGGGAATATTCCCATTGTAATCTCCGATATTGACGGAACCATCACCAAGTAAGTGTTTTCGACCTGGGCTGTCGGAAGTCGCTAATAGGTTGTAGGTCTGATGCCCTGGGCCATGTGTTGAACATGATTGGCCGTGACTGGACGCATGCTGGAGTGGCCAAGTTGTATACTGACATTGTCAACAACGGCTACAACATCATGTACCTTACAAGTCGATCAGTTGGCCAGGCAGATACGACGCGGGCCTACTTGTATGGAGTAAACCAGGACGGCTGGCGACTGCCTAAGGGGCCGGTCATCATGAGTCCCGATCGAACCATGGCAGCACTCCGACGAGAAATCTACCTGAGGAAGCCCGAGGTGTTCAAGATGGCTTGCTTGCGGGATATCTTGAACTTGTTTAATGGGAAAGAGAATCCCTTCTACGCCGGGTTCGGCAATCGTCTTACTGATGCGCTGAGTTACCGGTCGGTGAACATTCCATCCACCAGGATCTTCACGATCAATTCGAATGCCGAGGTCGTCCTGGACCTTCTTAGTCTTAATAAGTACAAGAGCAGTTACGTTTCGATGACGGAGCTGCTGGACCATTTCTTCCCGCCGGTGAGTCTGCTGGTCCAGGCTGGCGGCGAAGAATATACCGACTTTACCTATTGGAGAGAGCCTCCGCCGGACTTGGAGGACTTTTCCTGCACAGACAGcgaagcggaggaaggagaccaagaggaggaggaagacgaggaagaggaggacgaggagtaTGACGGGGAGCtgagcgacgaggaagcaAGTGatgtcgacgaggatgaagccgGAGAAGAGCTCGGGGCGAGCTACATCTCGCAGGACTCGGTCGATGGATCTGAACTGGTGGACAGTCTCAATCTCCATGctgccgatgaagaagagatcgaggacgaagatgagatcGCCTCGGAAGAGGAGTTGGaccctcctcgtccaagcCAATCCAATTCTGGCTCTCCCAAACGCTGAGGGCAGCAAGATGCATCAACTGCATTACGATGGCCAACTCACAGGCCAGGGACTTGATATTTATCGCATGGATGAGGTGTTTGTGTTATAGAATTGCATGATGGGCGTTTGCACGGTCGCATAGccatattattacttttgtTGGGCGGCACATAATGTATGATAGTCGAGACACTAAGTTGCACAGTATAGAATTGTTGCATCATCaaattcttttctcttgatTAATCTActttctgctccttctgctgcaaCATCACGTACATCGACGGTCCCAAGTGCTGGGAATCGATCACCTGCCGAAGGCGGTCTAGCGCGgacttgcctggccgaccgACTCTCGCTTTGCCTCCATCGGCAGCTTTCATCTCCAGCTtcatcaaccccagcaacCATCTACCCTCGCGCATACACTCATCTACACCTGTATCGGATACTGCGAATTCCATTCCGAATACCAGGCGATGCCAGCGCCCACCAATTGACCAGCCTCCGAAGCGCGTCGCTACACCCACTATCCCGTCAACGACTACCACCtcacccatcaccaccctcaatATCATTCAAAATGGCCTCACCAAACCACGCGCAACCTCCCACCACTCAACCCATCACACCTCCGGCCGAACCATCAAGCACCCAACCCACCGCATCccaaaacaccaccaccaccactaccgccCCGGCCGCAggaccaccaccaacaacaaccgcaaccaacaaccccagcacCGCACCCGCCGCGAACACCAACCCCAGCGCCCAACCGA
It contains:
- a CDS encoding Fibronectin type III domain protein (COG:S;~EggNog:ENOG410PISW;~InterPro:IPR013783,IPR036116,IPR003961;~TransMembrane:1 (i21-42o);~go_function: GO:0005515 - protein binding [Evidence IEA]) → MYEPLFLSFDAYPSVVPRVRVRGVMALFLAVTILWALIWLLYRAWQVCQTPNDVLVEKLGLDIPPPPEVTLEEITAREIRIAWKQPEFHNSIHKHIIQLNGIKVGESKRAETAVEILNLVPGSIYHICVLSVSAANFQTPSAIIHVRTKSLPLSQTQQNATVGNPTIRASIPRSTAGLAAPSAPVMSREHSGGQLQAKRSSAGRKPSPAASGTEVSHGHAEETQKSTTNDDHDETLEQLADRLKTLQHENETVEKQTTDEEEEHIALLKELEKQRDELKKRVKEKDEASGDLKKHVYKLESVNRTVQSEKAKRERLLQQKESERKKRKSDIVRWQERVENMNREAAESKEEKTRLEEEGKQRGDEIREKIAKEQAEMKVIDDEIQDKGGRVKKLEEERQTHQEADSEDGKELDRIDNERARQWEIKLSNLHARYATLVNLHTQAQQQYQEAQERLKWLTTQRTGSTGPFSLPALDLDLSNTATIRPRRHRSSLASNVSSPMNFTAIEPSFSGGISYNPPATGSPTFGPTSAFFNINNGMTLPSLSGQSDSTRGYSDMSLGNPQMSPRADALLPSDLLGDEESPELPRPAIRSRFSNLEQPSTALEFPHGPPSPDSTGSRPESLFASPENQTLPKDVESQPVNLDVGEAPKSASRRLSGLFGFHRPRGKTLADEPPLLGSLKPGQSQSFPRNLEEMDPIGARRRRLSYTGNWANPMSLFPRSNTAGVTTDSSSDHLPSRRAGISSIFSPSRFGFGSGHGLLKSSENSDHSTGYNQFSPRHDPIDPSSILGTVRRESLSPRPSSTFSFENQLPHPSTDNRHFGWPSAEKQGHRSPLGFDWTSPSTWSRVQSRRPSTQYGSSGHLPLGLTGEPDFLQDSFERQGRPLQAPIGTRPSSSHRPVTPKLNPAAPSFRTIFGKRSDKSKEKEAAKDRELDAPFDFHMEEGSPSESRTSRDSRSFSMYTGDSYESLERMPSAGSLDNGSSKESFIRKITRKGSSSKFSSWKDRSGLFSKKGDPSQGDIDEDAHSEAMLAKSVDSTVSSAPSADRSTRSSLGFFSRMSRKSDKAASETSERPSEHVSEAEDEEAAEEIHA
- a CDS encoding putative lipin Smp2 (BUSCO:EOG092636Y6;~COG:I,N;~EggNog:ENOG410Q74I;~InterPro:IPR031315,IPR007651,IPR036412,IPR026058, IPR013209;~PFAM:PF08235,PF04571) is translated as MQYVRSISGSVSKTWNSINPATLSGAIDVIVIEQEDGTLACSPFHVRFGKFSLLRPYEKKVEFSVNGVKQDYAMKLGEGGEAFFVFETTDEIPASLQTSPLVSPSSSPKMRSEENLPPSLQEPDYLDLDRSSTGNLDGKSSTALPVLSRSMRASSDLGTLTPLSRSPDDSSLGRSRHGSFGDTPTKIDRTATDTVLLTKSRSNSVSVADQVYGMQSSGASATSDDLGQDGRSRSPPPLTPEEAMSRAVSLSKKLSGSNIPSHVTETGDLMLDMTGYKSSEEDALRAEVLARKILAEELEGPYDIGALIGADEHGNLWIYSSEEAKEAANRRATFNAMRPGSAMSEHAISDPGYHSDSDKSLQDKPLPSRHYRTQSDVQPGFPTPPQSPTTEAQEPTRNYAKTLRLTSNQLKALNLKPGANSMSFSVNRATCTATMYLWNGNIPIVISDIDGTITKSDALGHVLNMIGRDWTHAGVAKLYTDIVNNGYNIMYLTSRSVGQADTTRAYLYGVNQDGWRLPKGPVIMSPDRTMAALRREIYLRKPEVFKMACLRDILNLFNGKENPFYAGFGNRLTDALSYRSVNIPSTRIFTINSNAEVVLDLLSLNKYKSSYVSMTELLDHFFPPVSLLVQAGGEEYTDFTYWREPPPDLEDFSCTDSEAEEGDQEEEEDEEEEDEEYDGELSDEEASDVDEDEAGEELGASYISQDSVDGSELVDSLNLHAADEEEIEDEDEIASEEELDPPRPSQSNSGSPKR